One Bacteroidales bacterium genomic window, TTGCTATTACAGCCGAAATGATTTTGATTTAGCAATCACACATTTAGAAAAATCACTTGAGATTGCTCGTCGGAATAATTTTGAAGAGTGGATTGCTTCGGGGTTAAACCGCTTAGGAAATGTTTATCAACTGAAAAGTAATAACCTTCAGGCATTCGATTCTTACAAGGAGGCTCTTCAAATTAACCAAAGGCTAAACAACAAGCACGAAATAGCCCGGACTTTAGTAAACCTTGGATCGATTTATAACCTTTTTGGCAGCTACCAGAAATCTATTGAATATTTTCTTGAAGCATTAGCTATTTATGAAAACCTTAACGAACAGGAAGGGGTAGCTTGGACCTCATTAAGCATTGCCCGATTATTCAAAAGGCTTGGACTGCATGAAAAGGCAATACAATATGCAAAGCCAGCATTGCAGAAATATCAGGAAATAGAACAAAAAACGGGTAGTTCAAATGGCATCACTCTTTCCTTAACGGAATTAGGGAATATCTATTTTCACCTTGGTCTTTACGATAAGGCGATTGAAAACACCCAAACTGTTCTTGATATAAATACTAAAAAGCACAATATACAAGGACAGGCAGCCAATCATTTATCATTAGGAATCATCTGTTTTGAAAAAGGGGATCTGAACAATGCTGAGATAGATTTAAACCGAGCTCTTGAGTTAAAAAAACAGGTTAATGATAGTTTAGATCTGTCTATGCTTTATCGATACTTGGGCGAAACTGCAATAAAGAAGAATAATCTTCAATCAGGTATTAAAAATATCGAGAAAGGATTGAGTATTGCAAATAAACATCATCTTCTTTCAGATATAAAAGACTCATATCTTAGCTTATCCAAAGCTCAAATAAAAAGCAAAAATTATCCTAAAGCATTAGAGTTTCAAATGCTTTATTCTGCATTAAAGGATAGCATCAATTCCAGTGAAATTGCAAGGCTGGAAATGCAATACGATTTCGACAAACGTGAAAAAGAGCAAGAAATAATTACCAAACAAAGGGATGCTGTTCAGCAAGCAAAACTTGAAAGACAGCGAATGTTTACCATTTTTACTGCAATTGCTCTTGTTTTAACCATAATGTTAACCTCAGTTATATTTTACTACTATAGAGAAAAGAAAAAGACCAATCAGGTTTTACTGGTTCAGAAAAATGAAATTGAAAAACAAAAACAGGAGATTGAAAATCAGCGCGACATTGCAACAAGGCAACGCGATCAGATTGCCGATCAACAAAGACTAATTACCGATAGTATTCGTTATGCTAGTAGAATTCAATCCGCCGTTTTCCCAAGAGAGAGCACGATAGAGGGATTTCTTAAAGAATATTTTATCCTTTATAAGCCTAAAAATATTGTTAGCGGAGATTTTTATTGGGTTTCGGAATTACATGATGGAAGGCTTGTTGTAGCAGCAGCCGATTGTACCGGGCATGGAGTACCTGGCGCTTTTATGAGCATGCTAAGTATTACCCTGCTCAAGGAGTTAACAGCAACCATGCATGATGTTGTTGCTGGCGACATTCTTTTCAAACTACGCAGTTTAATAATATCCTCTCTCAGTCAAACAGGTAAAGAGGGCGATTCGGTTGATGGATTGGATATGTCCATCGCAATTATTGATAGAAAAACCAGCACCCTTGAGTACGCTGGTGCGTTTATGCCTATATTGATTTGTAGGAAAATGACTAAGGAGACCCAACCCTTGGAATATTTTGACGATCAGGTAAGTTCCGAGAGTTATAGTATTTTCGAGATTCGTGCGAATAAAATGCCTATTGGGTATTATGTAATAGGCGAAAAACCTTTTACTACACATAGAATAACCATTGCAAATACAGATACAATCTATCTGATGACTGATGGTTATTGCGATCAATTTGGGGGCGCAAATAATACAAAGTTTTTACTTGCTAACTTTAAGAAACTTCTGCTAAACCTACAGCACATGACCCTTCAAGAGCAGAAAAAGGTGCTTAAACAAACCATCGAAACCTATCAAGGAGGTCAAAAACAGGTTGATGATATTCTCGTGCTGGGATTCAGAGTATAAGATGAATTAACTATTTACCAAAACCTAAATTCTTTGAGCTTCCCTTTCTCTTTTATTGAATTTAATAATCTCCTTATAACCCAACGCTTTGAGTTCGGAAATGGCCTCTTCAAAGAATTGTCCTATATTTTGCTCAACATGAGCATCTGAGCCAAGAGTGATGGGTACTTTATATTTGGCCAATTTTTCTAGAAATACAGCCGAGGGGTAGAATTCCGCGCAGGGTTTACCCCTCCCGCTGGTATTTAATTCTACTACAACCCCAGCTTTGCGGAAAATTTTTGCAGTTTCTTCATAAAGGCGTTCAAGTCGAAAGGATGGATAGTACCCGAATTTCTTTGCCAAATCGCAGTGTCCAATAACATCAAATAAACCTGATTTTGCCGATTGTTGAACAAGTTTAAAGTAATCAGTATAAAATTTATCAATACTTATTTGGTCGTATGGTCGAATATCTGTATCAAAATTCCAATCATTAATAAAGTGAACCGATCCAATGGTAAAGTCGAATGGTATAGAGTTAATTAGTTCACCTATTTGTTTTTCCATTCCTGAATAGTAGTCAATCTCTGCTCCAAGTTTTACAACAACTTTTGTGTCATTCTTACTCATAGCATTAACCTTCTCTATCATTGTATTTACTTCCGACATCTCCATTGCCCAACCGACGGGTTTTATGCTAATATGATCGGTAAATCCAATTTCAGGAATACCTTTGAAGGCAGCTGATGCGACCATATCCTCGTGGGTATCTTTCCCATCGGATAGGTATGTATGCATGTGATAATCAGGAAGCATCAATGACTTTGTTGTTAATTTATTATTACTGATATAACAGAGATTATTGATAAATATATGTAAAGATAATAATACAAGAAATCCGATACGATTTTTTAATTACAATAACAACACAAGATTTAATTCTTTATGTGTTTGAATTAAAAATCTAACCAAAACCAATTATAATTAACATCATGTTATATGGCTATTTGATAACATTTTTAACAACTAAATTAGTTAATTGTTTTGAAGTCTGATTTTAAAAAAGCAGGAATATTTCTTACTAATTTAACAGCCTCTAAAACGACAAAAGATTCAACAAGGAATAATTTATGTATACCATCATCGATATTGAGACTACTGGTGTGAGTCCTCAGCGTGATAAAATTACAGAGATTGCCGTATATGTTCACGATGGTACTAAGATTATTAATGAATTCACAACGCTAATTAATCCTGAGAGAGCTATACCTTATTATATATCACAGATGACTGGGATTACCGATGATATGGTTGTGGATGCTCCACGCTTTTTTGAAGTTGCTCGTAAAATAGTTGATCTTACCGAAGGGATGATTTTTGTAGCGCATAATGCACCATTCGACTATCGTTTTATTCAAAGCGAGTTTAAGCAGCTAGGTTTCGATTTTGAACGTCAGACCCTTTGCACTGTTAGGCTAAGCAGAAAATTAATTCCAGGAAAATCGTCATATAGCCTTGGAAATCTATGTCAAAATTTAGGCATTAGAATTGAAGATAGACACCGTGCCGCAGGAGATGCATTAGCAACCGTAAAACTTTTAGAACTTTTACTTAAAATCAGTAACGAAACACAATCAAGCATAATTAGCACTACTCCTGATCGAAAAGGACTTCACCCCAATCTAGATCTTAGTTTGCTATCTAAAATACCAGAGAAAACAGGCGTTTACTACCTTTACGATGAAAGAGGCGTACTAATTTACGTTGGTAAAAGCATAAATATTCGTCAGAGGGTTCTCCAGCACTTGGGATCAACTAAATCAAATCGTGCGGCAGAAATGCGAGGTAGAGTAGTTGATATCAGTTTTGAAATAACTGGAAGCGAGTTAATTGCTCTCCTTCTTGAAACCGAAGAGATTAAAAGGAACAAACCAGTATTCAATCGTTTAGGGAGAAGAACAGGTAATAGGCTAGGACTATTTAGTTACGAAAATGAGAATGGTTATTTGTGCTTAATAATCAAACGGATGATTTCCAAGGATGGAATCCCTTTAACATCTTTCTCTAATACCGATGAATCAAGGGAGTTTCTTGAACGGCTAATGGAAAAATACGACTTATGTCAAAAACTATGCAACCTATACTCATCTGGTGGAGCATGTTTTCACTATGAGATTAAAAGGTGTTCTGGTGCTTGTATTGGCGAAGAACCTGCTGATGTATACAATCTCCGAGTTCAAAAAGCTATCGAAAGCATTGGGTTATCCTCAAAGAGTTTTTTACTTTTCGATAAGGGTCGAAATGATTCCGAAAAATCAGTTGTTAAGGTAATTAATGGTAAACTAGTTGGTTACGGCTTTTTTGACCCGTCGAGCATAGATGGGAATCTTTCATTGCTCGATGATATTATTTCTCCATGCTCCGACAACCGAGATGCTCAGTCAATAATCCGGTCATTTTTAGGTAAAGCCAAACAGGGATCTGTGCTGTATTTTAATGCGGAATTCCAGGTAGATTGATTCCCTGTAATACCCTAAATTGTTCTAGTGCGTATAAATCCGTCATTCCAGAGATATAATCTAAAACAGACATTAGCTTCTGGTAATTTGAGCCATCGTTACATCTGAACTGTTCGGGGAGGAGTCTTAATGTCTTTGCATTGTATACTCCTTTAGGTTCAATAATTGCTTTACAGAAATTATCAAGCAGTACACCTAAAATTCTATAACCACCAAGTTCAATTTCAATAACCGTTTTGTGGTTATATATTTGCTCAATTGATATCTCCTTGACCTTTTTCATAGCAGATAGAGAGGAATCATCAATGCAATCAATTAGCGATGGCACTTGTACTCCGTTGATTATTTGATCATAGTTATCGGAAAAAACCTTAGCACAATCATTAATTAATTTGCTTATTACCAAAGCCCTCAAAAATGATATTTGTTCGTTGGTATCGGTTACCTCTTTAAGAGTTTTGCTAATTTTATCAATTTCACTCGAATTTTTCTTCGAATCGAAAAAGTTTAAATAGAGTTCTTTAACGAGGTTGGTTGAAATAATACCAAGTTTATGTGCATCCTCAATATCCATTATTTGGTAGCAAATATCATCGGCTGCTTCGACCATGTATACGAGAGGATGACGAACAAAGCCAGAAGCATCTCCTTCTTTTTGAATTAAGCCCAGGCGATTGGCTATCCTCGAAAATATTTCCTCTTCCGATTGAAAGAACCCAAACTTTTTGCCCTTTGATGAGGATGGATACGGATATTTAACAAGCGAAGCAAGTGTAGCATAGCTAAGCCGAAACCCACCACTCCTACGGCCTTTCAGTTGTTGCGTAAGCAAACGGAAAGCATTAGCATTCCCTTCGTATCGGGTTAAATCCAACCACTCCTTATCGCTTAAA contains:
- a CDS encoding histidinol-phosphatase HisJ family protein; the encoded protein is MLPDYHMHTYLSDGKDTHEDMVASAAFKGIPEIGFTDHISIKPVGWAMEMSEVNTMIEKVNAMSKNDTKVVVKLGAEIDYYSGMEKQIGELINSIPFDFTIGSVHFINDWNFDTDIRPYDQISIDKFYTDYFKLVQQSAKSGLFDVIGHCDLAKKFGYYPSFRLERLYEETAKIFRKAGVVVELNTSGRGKPCAEFYPSAVFLEKLAKYKVPITLGSDAHVEQNIGQFFEEAISELKALGYKEIIKFNKREREAQRI
- a CDS encoding GIY-YIG nuclease family protein, whose protein sequence is MYTIIDIETTGVSPQRDKITEIAVYVHDGTKIINEFTTLINPERAIPYYISQMTGITDDMVVDAPRFFEVARKIVDLTEGMIFVAHNAPFDYRFIQSEFKQLGFDFERQTLCTVRLSRKLIPGKSSYSLGNLCQNLGIRIEDRHRAAGDALATVKLLELLLKISNETQSSIISTTPDRKGLHPNLDLSLLSKIPEKTGVYYLYDERGVLIYVGKSINIRQRVLQHLGSTKSNRAAEMRGRVVDISFEITGSELIALLLETEEIKRNKPVFNRLGRRTGNRLGLFSYENENGYLCLIIKRMISKDGIPLTSFSNTDESREFLERLMEKYDLCQKLCNLYSSGGACFHYEIKRCSGACIGEEPADVYNLRVQKAIESIGLSSKSFLLFDKGRNDSEKSVVKVINGKLVGYGFFDPSSIDGNLSLLDDIISPCSDNRDAQSIIRSFLGKAKQGSVLYFNAEFQVD
- a CDS encoding deoxyguanosinetriphosphate triphosphohydrolase gives rise to the protein MTWDKLLNPLRLGAESENVLDSGYARSQFQRDYDRIIFSSPFRRLQNKTQVFPLPGSVFVHNRLTHSLEVASVGRTLGSILVNIIKQKEDDLNFDLITEIPIIVSTASLAHDLGNPPFGHSGEEAIKKYFIDQTDFYKHLLSDKEWLDLTRYEGNANAFRLLTQQLKGRRSGGFRLSYATLASLVKYPYPSSSKGKKFGFFQSEEEIFSRIANRLGLIQKEGDASGFVRHPLVYMVEAADDICYQIMDIEDAHKLGIISTNLVKELYLNFFDSKKNSSEIDKISKTLKEVTDTNEQISFLRALVISKLINDCAKVFSDNYDQIINGVQVPSLIDCIDDSSLSAMKKVKEISIEQIYNHKTVIEIELGGYRILGVLLDNFCKAIIEPKGVYNAKTLRLLPEQFRCNDGSNYQKLMSVLDYISGMTDLYALEQFRVLQGINLPGIPH
- a CDS encoding tetratricopeptide repeat protein, giving the protein MMKGCWFPICACFILLFSTLSYSDNPLVENDEERLSMLLDKCEKIRATNPDSAVIVAQQALSIAIKINKDLSIVQAEHLLGYCYYSRNDFDLAITHLEKSLEIARRNNFEEWIASGLNRLGNVYQLKSNNLQAFDSYKEALQINQRLNNKHEIARTLVNLGSIYNLFGSYQKSIEYFLEALAIYENLNEQEGVAWTSLSIARLFKRLGLHEKAIQYAKPALQKYQEIEQKTGSSNGITLSLTELGNIYFHLGLYDKAIENTQTVLDINTKKHNIQGQAANHLSLGIICFEKGDLNNAEIDLNRALELKKQVNDSLDLSMLYRYLGETAIKKNNLQSGIKNIEKGLSIANKHHLLSDIKDSYLSLSKAQIKSKNYPKALEFQMLYSALKDSINSSEIARLEMQYDFDKREKEQEIITKQRDAVQQAKLERQRMFTIFTAIALVLTIMLTSVIFYYYREKKKTNQVLLVQKNEIEKQKQEIENQRDIATRQRDQIADQQRLITDSIRYASRIQSAVFPRESTIEGFLKEYFILYKPKNIVSGDFYWVSELHDGRLVVAAADCTGHGVPGAFMSMLSITLLKELTATMHDVVAGDILFKLRSLIISSLSQTGKEGDSVDGLDMSIAIIDRKTSTLEYAGAFMPILICRKMTKETQPLEYFDDQVSSESYSIFEIRANKMPIGYYVIGEKPFTTHRITIANTDTIYLMTDGYCDQFGGANNTKFLLANFKKLLLNLQHMTLQEQKKVLKQTIETYQGGQKQVDDILVLGFRV